A portion of the Magnolia sinica isolate HGM2019 chromosome 17, MsV1, whole genome shotgun sequence genome contains these proteins:
- the LOC131231658 gene encoding pollen-specific leucine-rich repeat extensin-like protein 2 isoform X1 translates to MRGVHNSVETINAAATAIVTAENRVQQATVQRRRWGGCLSVYWCFGSQRHGKRIGHAVLVPEPSLSGPDAPASENPSHPPALVLPFIAPPSSPVSFLQSEPPSATQSPAGLISFTSFSANSYSPGGPNSIFAIGPYAHETQLVSPPVFSTFTTEPSTAPLTPPPEPVHLTTPSSPEVPFAKLLSSSLDHNHKSVETCRPFTSSHYEFQSYQLYPGSPVGHLISPSSVISGSGTSSPFPDLEFPPGGCSFPSFHPTEPPKLLSIDELSARKLVARKDQGPAVTDTPGPTSQDGLHLESQISAIASLANSDNESQNDELLSHRVSFELAAEEMASCAGKEAAILDRAALESQSDPTATVTKEEHLSSEELKNAREVHCPAETSNRSLEKASEDGEQLQQDRAQQPQPSLAAAVSREFKFDNADGASTGPTVSSDWWANERVVGAEAIGPRNNWAFFPIIQPGVS, encoded by the coding sequence AGGAGAAGATGGGGTGGCTGCCTGAGTGTTTACTGGTGTTTTGGATCTCAGAGACATGGGAAGCGCATTGGTCATGCTGTTCTTGTTCCCGAACCGTCATTGTCAGGACCTGACGCACCTGCAAGTGAAAATCCGTCCCACCCACCAGCGCTAGTACTACCCTTCATCGCACCCCCCTCCTCTCCTGTGTCTTTCCTCCAATCAGAACCCCCTTCTGCTACCCAATCACCGGCTGGATTAATTTCCTTCACCTCATTTTCCGCCAACTCCTACTCCCCTGGCGGGCCCAATTCCATCTTCGCCATTGGGCCCTATGCCCATGAGACCCAGTTAGTCTCGCCTCCTGTCTTCTCGACCTTCACCACTGAGCCGTCGACTGCACCCCTAACCCCACCTCCAGAACCTGTGCACCTGACGACGCCGTCATCGCCCGAGGTGCCATTCGCTAAGCTGCTGAGCTCCTCCCTAGATCACAACCACAAATCCGTCGAGACGTGCCGGCCATTCACATCTTCGCACTATGAGTTCCAGTCGTACCAGCTGTATCCAGGGAGCCCGGTGGGCCACCTCATATCACCCAGTTCGGTGATTTCTGGGTCTGGCACATCATCTCCCTTCCCTGATCTGGAGTTCCCTCCAGGTGGATGCTCCTTCCCTTCATTCCACCCGACTGAGCCGCCCAAGCTCTTGAGCATTGATGAGCTGTCTGCACGAaagctggtggcaaggaaagaTCAGGGTCCCGCTGTAACAGATACTCCTGGTCCCACCTCACAAGACGGCTTGCATCTGGAGAGTCAGATCTCAGCCATCGCATCCCTAGCAAACTCCGATAATGAATCACAGAATGATGAGCTTCTCAGTCACAGGGTGTCGTTTGAATTAGCTGCAGAAGAGATGGCCAGCTGTGCAGGGAAGGAAGCGGCTATCTTAGACCGAGCTGCATTGGAATCACAATCAGACCCGACTGCCACTGTAACCAAAGAAGAACATCTTTCAAGCGAAGAACTAAAGAATGCTCGTGAGGTCCACTGCCCTGCTGAAACCTCCAACAGATCCCTGGAGAAGGCATCCGAAGATGGGGAGCAGCTGCAGCAGGACCGGGCGCAGCAGCCACAGCCATCCCTTGCTGCTGCAGTCTCCAGGGAGTTTAAATTCGACAATGCAGATGGAGCATCCACCGGCCCCACTGTTAGCTCTGACTGGTGGGCCAACGAGAGGGTTGTCGGTGCAGAGGCCATTGGACCTCGTAACAACTGGGCCTTCTTCCCCATCATACAGCCAGGTGTCAGCTGA
- the LOC131231658 gene encoding pollen-specific leucine-rich repeat extensin-like protein 2 isoform X2: protein MRWWRRRWGGCLSVYWCFGSQRHGKRIGHAVLVPEPSLSGPDAPASENPSHPPALVLPFIAPPSSPVSFLQSEPPSATQSPAGLISFTSFSANSYSPGGPNSIFAIGPYAHETQLVSPPVFSTFTTEPSTAPLTPPPEPVHLTTPSSPEVPFAKLLSSSLDHNHKSVETCRPFTSSHYEFQSYQLYPGSPVGHLISPSSVISGSGTSSPFPDLEFPPGGCSFPSFHPTEPPKLLSIDELSARKLVARKDQGPAVTDTPGPTSQDGLHLESQISAIASLANSDNESQNDELLSHRVSFELAAEEMASCAGKEAAILDRAALESQSDPTATVTKEEHLSSEELKNAREVHCPAETSNRSLEKASEDGEQLQQDRAQQPQPSLAAAVSREFKFDNADGASTGPTVSSDWWANERVVGAEAIGPRNNWAFFPIIQPGVS, encoded by the exons ATGCGTTGGTGG AGGAGAAGATGGGGTGGCTGCCTGAGTGTTTACTGGTGTTTTGGATCTCAGAGACATGGGAAGCGCATTGGTCATGCTGTTCTTGTTCCCGAACCGTCATTGTCAGGACCTGACGCACCTGCAAGTGAAAATCCGTCCCACCCACCAGCGCTAGTACTACCCTTCATCGCACCCCCCTCCTCTCCTGTGTCTTTCCTCCAATCAGAACCCCCTTCTGCTACCCAATCACCGGCTGGATTAATTTCCTTCACCTCATTTTCCGCCAACTCCTACTCCCCTGGCGGGCCCAATTCCATCTTCGCCATTGGGCCCTATGCCCATGAGACCCAGTTAGTCTCGCCTCCTGTCTTCTCGACCTTCACCACTGAGCCGTCGACTGCACCCCTAACCCCACCTCCAGAACCTGTGCACCTGACGACGCCGTCATCGCCCGAGGTGCCATTCGCTAAGCTGCTGAGCTCCTCCCTAGATCACAACCACAAATCCGTCGAGACGTGCCGGCCATTCACATCTTCGCACTATGAGTTCCAGTCGTACCAGCTGTATCCAGGGAGCCCGGTGGGCCACCTCATATCACCCAGTTCGGTGATTTCTGGGTCTGGCACATCATCTCCCTTCCCTGATCTGGAGTTCCCTCCAGGTGGATGCTCCTTCCCTTCATTCCACCCGACTGAGCCGCCCAAGCTCTTGAGCATTGATGAGCTGTCTGCACGAaagctggtggcaaggaaagaTCAGGGTCCCGCTGTAACAGATACTCCTGGTCCCACCTCACAAGACGGCTTGCATCTGGAGAGTCAGATCTCAGCCATCGCATCCCTAGCAAACTCCGATAATGAATCACAGAATGATGAGCTTCTCAGTCACAGGGTGTCGTTTGAATTAGCTGCAGAAGAGATGGCCAGCTGTGCAGGGAAGGAAGCGGCTATCTTAGACCGAGCTGCATTGGAATCACAATCAGACCCGACTGCCACTGTAACCAAAGAAGAACATCTTTCAAGCGAAGAACTAAAGAATGCTCGTGAGGTCCACTGCCCTGCTGAAACCTCCAACAGATCCCTGGAGAAGGCATCCGAAGATGGGGAGCAGCTGCAGCAGGACCGGGCGCAGCAGCCACAGCCATCCCTTGCTGCTGCAGTCTCCAGGGAGTTTAAATTCGACAATGCAGATGGAGCATCCACCGGCCCCACTGTTAGCTCTGACTGGTGGGCCAACGAGAGGGTTGTCGGTGCAGAGGCCATTGGACCTCGTAACAACTGGGCCTTCTTCCCCATCATACAGCCAGGTGTCAGCTGA